The following are encoded in a window of Paramormyrops kingsleyae isolate MSU_618 chromosome 12, PKINGS_0.4, whole genome shotgun sequence genomic DNA:
- the LOC111848707 gene encoding phospholipid-transporting ATPase ABCA1 isoform X2, with the protein MSISTQLGLLLWKNFTYRRRQTIQLLIEVIWPLFIFFILISVRIYYPPYQQHECHFPNKAMPSAGTLPWVQGIICNANNPCFRHPTPGESPGVVGNFNQSIISRLFSDAKKILLYSQHDKSLEGFKDLIQALKIMQSNTTGFKLKDFLRDNETLSSFLVHNASFSEYSVNEIVEADVNLEKVLIKGFGVHLKDMCNKTALQNFVTIKDKNVSQLAQDIICKSSRSWLSQAERLFLSNLDFLKPIRTDVKTDPHDVQQVSEATDYLLESLGALAVELASMKSWTDMRSEILYLTENANDSPTQMYQAVSRIVCGHPEGGGLKIKSLNWYEDSNYKALFGNHNDSEEEPVSVYDNSSSPYCNNLMKSMESSPISRMIWRALKPLLVGKILYTPDTPATQKIIKEVNRTFQDLGILRDLGGMWEEIRPKVWSFMENSKEMNLVRTLLQNNASARFFNAQLQGTQWKVGDVFSFLAKHSEDTRPPGTTYTWRDVFNETDQAVRAITRFMECVNLDKLEPVTNEERLVNKSMGLLDNRQFWAGIVFPDIESNSSDLPANVNYKIRMDIDNVERTNKIKDGYWDPGPRADPFEDLRYVWGGFSYLQDVIEHSIIRVVTGIKEKTGVYIQQMPYPCYVDDVFLRVMSRSMPLFMTLAWMYSVAIIIKGVVYEKEARLKETMRIMGLNNGILWFSWFISSLIPLLASSGLLVLALKMGNLLPYSDPGVIFLFLGSFGVVTIMQCFLISTIFSRANLAAACGGIIYFTLYLPYVLCVAWEDYVGFGSKVIASLLSPVAFGFGCEYFALFEEQGMGIQWDNLLSSPMEEDSYSLTTSITLMYIDSFLYGLLTWYIEAVFPGQYGIPRPWYFPFTKSYWFGENTDKLAAELQGKHGNGEAVCMEEEPAHLKPGVYIKKLVKVYSHGNKLAVDGLTLGFYEGQITSFLGHNGAGKTTTMSILTGLFPPTSGTAYIMGKDIRSELSAIRRDLGVCPQHNVLFSMLTVEEHIWFYARLKGLSEEEVKAEMEQIVSDLGLPHKRKSRTNQLSGGMQRKLSVALAFVGGSKVVILDEPTAGVDPYARRGIWDLLLKYRQGRTIILSTHHMDEADILGDRIAIISHGKLCCVGSSLFLKNQLGTGYYLTLVKRDHDLSLSSSYRNSSSTVSYIKKDDSVSESSSDAGLGSDQESETTTIDVSIISNVIFKHVPAARMVEDLGHELIYVLPYESAKDGAFVELFHELDDRLFDLGISSYGVSDTTLEEIFLKVAEDSGVDTEIVSDGTVPVRRNRRHAFGDHQSCLRPFTEDDGFDCNDSEGDPESRETDWLSGTHGKGSHQVKGWSLKRQQFVALLWKRLLYARRSRKGFFAQIVLPAVFVCIALVFSLIVPPFGKYPSLAMQPWMYEEQFTFFSNDAPEDASTQSLLNALTEHPGFGTRCMEGDPIPGVPCENVDDVWITPDVPSSVQEIFLYGNWSMENPSPSCECSCGSRKKMLPDCPPGAGGLPPPQIKLSQTDTLQNLTGRNVSDYLVKTYAQIIGKSLKNKIGVNEFRYGGFSLGARSSQVLPPANDLKDAISRIRNTFSLRPGMAADRFLKSLSGFIQGLDTKDNVKVWFNNKGWHSIGAFLNVINNGILRANLPPGTDPSKFGITAFNHPLNLTKEQLSQVALMTTSVDVLVSICVIFAMSFVPASFVVFLIQERVSKAKHMQFISGVQPFLYWLANFVWDMCNYVVPATLVIIIFVCFQQKAYVSSTNLPALALLLLLYGWSITPLMYPASFFFKIPSTAYVVLTSINILIGINGSVSTFVLELFGGSKFGGVNEILKNVFLIFPHFCLGRGLIDMVKNQAMADALERFGESRFQSPLAWDMVGKNLFAMALEGVIFFFITVLIQYRFFIKARAWSPKLNSLGEEDEDVARERQRILSGGGQSDILELRQLTKVYKRKQKPAVDRLCVGIPRRECFGLLGVNGAGKTSTFKMLTGDSVVTSGEAFLAGKSVLTEIDEVHQNMGYCPQFDAINELLTGREHLEFYALLRGVPEKEVCEVAEWGIRKLGLVKYVDKKAGSYSGGNMRKLSTAIALIGGPPVVFLDEPTTGMDPKARRALWNCILSVIKEGRSVVLTSHSMEECEALCTRMAIMVNGRFRCLGSVQHLKNRFGDGYTIILRVAGPKPNLDLVMKFIEGEFPGSTLKEKHRNMLQYQLPSSLISLSRIFSILSKHKERLQIEDYSVSQTTLDQVFVNFAKDQSDEDHSKDISVSSKDAVVDISQCNSFLQSEKVKESFV; encoded by the exons GCCATTTCCCCAACAAGGCCATGCCCTCTGCGGGCACCCTGCCCTGGGTCCAGGGCATAATTTGCAATGCCAACAACCCCTGCTTCCGTCACCCCACCCCTGGAGAGTCCCCAGGAGTGGTTGGAAACTTCAACCAGTCTAT TATTTCGCGCCTGTTCTCCGATGCCAAGAAGATCCTGCTATACAGTCAGCATGATAAGAGCCTGGAGGGATTTAAAGACCTAATCCAAGCCCTGAAGATCATGCAGAGCAACACGACAG GCTTCAAGTTGAAGGACTTCCTCCGTGACAATGAGACGCTCTCCTCGTTCCTGGTCCACAATGCTtcattttctgaatattctgtCAATGAGATTGTGGAGGCTGATGTAAACTTGGAAAAG GTGCTGATTAAGGGCTTCGGTGTACACTTAAAGGACATGTGCAACAAGACTGCTCTCCAGAACTTCGTGACAATCAAGGACAAGAACGTGTCACAACTCGCCCAGGACATCATCTGCAAATCCTCGCGGTCCTGGCTCAGCCAGGCTGAGAGACTCTTCCTATCCAACCTAGACTTCCTAAAACCTATACGG ACGGATGTGAAGACGGACCCCCATGACGTTCAGCAGGTCTCAGAGGCCACGGATTATCTTCTGGAGAGCCTAGGTGCACTGGCAGTAGAG CTGGCCAGCATGAAGAGCTGGACGGACATGCGCAGCGAGATCCTGTACCTGACGGAAAACGCCAACGACTCGCCCACCCAGATGTACCAGGCGGTGTCGCGCATCGTCTGCGGGCACCCAGAGGGCGGGGGTCTAAAGATCAAGTCCCTCAACTGGTATGAGGACAGTAACTACAAAGCACTGTTTGGCAACCACAACGACAGCGAGGAGGAGCCAGTCTCCGTCTATGACAACTCCTCAT CTCCGTACTGTAATAACTTGATGAAGAGTATGGAATCCAGTCCCATTTCTCGCATGATCTGGAGAGCCTTGAAACCCCTGCTGGTGGGCAAGATCCTCTACACTCCTGACACTCCGGCCACTCAGAAGATAATCAAAGAA GTCAACAGGACTTTTCAGGATTTAGGGATCCTACGAGACCTGGGTGGTATGTGGGAGGAGATCAGGCCCAAGGTGTGGAGCTTCATGGAAAACAGCAAAGAGATGAACCTCGTCCGG ACCCTACTCCAGAACAACGCCAGCGCCCGCTTCTTCAACGCCCAGCTTCAGGGCACGCAGTGGAAAGTGGGAGATGTGTTCAGCTTTCTGGCCAAGCATTCTGAAGACACACGCCCTCCCGGGACAACCTATACCTGGAGGGACGTCTTTAATGAGACAGATCAGGCGGTGCGGGCCATTACACGCTTCATGGAG TGTGTCAACTTAGATAAGCTGGAGCCGGTCACCAATGAGGAGAGGCTGGTGAACAAGTCAATGGGACTTTTGGATAACAGACAGTTCTGGGCAGGCATCGTTTTCCCAGATATCGAGTCCAACAGCTCAGACCTTCCTGCCAATGTCAACTATAAAATTCGCATGGATATAGACAATGTGGAGCGAACCAACAAGATCAAAGACGG ATACTGGGATCCTGGTCCCAGGGCTGACCCATTTGAGGACCTGCGCTATGTGTGGGGTGGATTCTCCTACCTCCAGGACGTCATCGAGCATAGCATCATTCGCGTGGTCACCGGTATCAAAGAGAAAACAGGCGTCTACATCCAGCAAATGCCGTACCCCTGCTATGTGGATGACGT GTTCCTCCGTGTGATGAGCCGTTCCATGCCGCTCTTCATGACTCTGGCTTGGATGTACTCCGTGGCCATCATAATCAAGGGTGTGGTCTACGAAAAGGAGGCCCGACTCAAGGAAACCATGAGGATCATGGGACTGAATAATGGCATCCTGTGGTTCAGCTGGTTCATCAGTAGCCTGATTCCCCTCCTAGCCAGTTCTGGTCTTCTAGTTCTCGCTCTCAAG ATGGGAAACCTCCTGCCCTACAGCGACCCAGGGGTGATTTTCCTGTTCCTAGGCTCCTTTGGCGTGGTTACCATCATGCAGTGCTTCCTCATCAGCACTATCTTCTCTCGTGCCAACTTGGCAGCTGCCTGTGGAGGCATCATATACTTTACCCTTTATCTCCCTTACGTGCTTTGTGTGGCCTGGGAAGATTACGTGGGCTTTGGCTCCAAAGTTATAGCT AGTCTTCTGTCTCCTGTGGCATTCGGCTTCGGCTGCGAGTACTTTGCTCTGTTTGAAGAGCAGGGCATGGGTATCCAGTGGGACAACTTGCTCTCCAGCCCCATGGAGGAGGACAGCTACAGCCTCACAACCTCCATCACTCTCATGTACATTGACTCCTTCCTTTATGGACTCTTGACCTGGTACATTGAAGCCGTCTTTCCAG GCCAGTATGGGATACCCCGGCCGTGGTACTTCCCCTTCACTAAATCCTACTGGTTTGGAGAAAATACAGACAAACTGGCAGCTGAACTGCAGGGCAAACATGGAAATGGAGAAG CTGTCTGTATGGAGGAGGAACCAGCACACCTTAAACCGGGTGTATACATCAAGAAACTAGTGAAGGTGTATAGCCACGGGAACAAGCTGGCTGTGGATGGGCTGACCCTTGGCTTCTACGAGGGCCAGATCACTTCCTTCCTGGGCCACAACGGAGCCGGCAAGACCACCACAAT GTCAATCCTAACAGGGCTCTTCCCACCAACATCGGGGACGGCGTATATCATGGGCAAGGACATCCGCTCTGAGCTGAGTGCGATACGGCGGGACCTAGGCGTGTGCCCTCAACACAACGTTTTATTCAGCAT GCTGACCGTGGAGGAGCACATTTGGTTCTATGCTCGCTTGAAGGGCCTCTCTGAGGAAGAGGTGAAGGCTGAGATGGAGCAGATTGTGTCGGACCTTGGCCTGCCACACAAACGCAAGTCCAGAACTAACCAGCTGTCTG GAGGTATGCAGCGGAAGCTTTCAGTGGCACTGGCATTTGTTGGCGGATCCAAAGTCGTCATTCTGGATGAGCCTACTGCTGGTGTAGACCCTTACGCCCGAAGGGGCATCTGGGACCTGCTGCTGAAGTACAGGCAAG GCCGCACCATCATCCTCTCCACGCACCACATGGATGAGGCCGACATCCTCGGGGATCGCATTGCCATCATCTCCCATGGCAAGCTGTGTTGCGTGGGCTCCTCGCTCTTCTTGAAGAACCAGTTAGGCACGGGCTACTACCTGACCTTGGTCAAGAGAGACCACGATCTTTCCCTTAGTAGCTCTTACCGGAACTCAAGCAGCACTGTGTCCTACATCAAGaag GATGACAGTGTTTCCGAGAGCAGTTCTGATGCAGGCCTCGGCAGTGACCAGGAGAGTGAAACCACCACCATTG ATGTATCCATCATCTCCAACGTGATCTTCAAACACGTCCCTGCTGCACGCATGGTGGAGGACCTGGGTCATGAGCTCATCTACGTGCTACCTTATGAGTCAGCCAAAGACGGAGCCTTTGTAGAGCTTTTCCATGAGCTTGATGACCGCCTCTTTGACCTTGGAATCTCCAGTTATGGTGTCTCTGACACCACCCTGGAAGAG ATCTTCCTGAAAGTGGCAGAAGATAGTGGAGTGGACACTGAAATTGTATCAG ACGGCACTGTCCCAGTGCGCAGAAACCGCAGACATGCCTTTGGTGACCACCAGAGCTGCCTCCGACCCTTCACTGAGGATGACGGCTTTGACTGCAATGATTCTGAGGGAGACCCAG AATCCCGGGAGACAGATTGGCTGAGTGGAACACATGGCAAGGGGTCGCATCAAGTCAAGGGCTGGAGTTTGAAGAGACAGCAGTTTGTGGCCTTGTTGTGGAAGCGATTGCTATATGCTCGGCGCTCCCGAAAAGGCTTTTTTGCCCAG ATCGTTCTACCCGCTGTATTTGTCTGCATCGCCCTGGTCTTCAGCCTCATCGTCCCTCCCTTTGGAAAGTACCCTAGTCTGGCCATGCAGCCATGGATGTATGAGGAACAGTTTACTTTCTTCAG CAACGATGCCCCCGAAGATGCCAGCACGCAGTCGTTATTAAATGCCTTGACAGAACATCCTGGGTTTGGAACTCGTTGTATGGAAGGAGACCCCATACC GGGCGTCCCATGTGAGAATGTCGATGACGTCTGGATCACTCCAGATGTCCCAAGCAGTGTGCAGGAGATCTTCCTTTATGGGAACTGGTCCATGGAGAACCCTTCCCCTTCGTGCGAGTGCAGCTGCGGCAGCCGGAAGAAGATGTTGCCTGACTGTCCTCCAGGAGCTGGAGGACTTCCACCCCCCCAG ATTAAACTGAGCCAAACTGATACCTTGCAAAATCTGACCGGGAGAAATGTGTCAGACTACCTGGTGAAAACTTACGCTCAGATCATTGGAAAAAG tttgaAGAACAAGATTGGAGTTAATGAATTCAg GTACGGTGGATTCTCCCTGGGTGCCAGAAGTTCCCAAGTTCTCCCTCCAGCTAATGACCTGAAAGATGCAATCTCCCGCATCAGGAACACCTTCAGCCTTCGACCG GGGATGGCAGCCGACCGCTTCCTGAAAAGCTTATCAGGTTTCATCCAGGGCCTGGATACAAAGGATAACGTCAAG GTTTGGTTCAACAACAAAGGCTGGCATAGTATTGGAGCCTTTCTCAACGTGATAAACAACGGCATCCTGCGGGCAAACCTCCCTCCGGGTACAGATCCCAGCAAATTTGGCATCACGGCCTTCAACCACCCCCTGAACCTCACCAAGGAGCAGCTCTCACAAGTGGCCCT GATGACCACCTCAGTGGATGTGCTGGTGTCCATCTGCGTGATCTTCGCCATGTCCTTTGTGCCGGCCAGCTTTGTGGTCTTCCTCATCCAGGAGCGTGTCAGCAAAGCCAAGCACATGCAGTTCATCAGTGGTGTGCAGCCCTTCCTGTACTGGCTGGCTAACTTCGTCTGGGATATG TGCAACTATGTGGTCCCAGCCACGCTGGTCATCATCATTTTCGTCTGCTTCCAACAAAAAGCCTATGTCTCCTCcaccaacctgcctgccctggCCCTCTTGCTGCTTCTCTACGG GTGGTCCATCACCCCCCTGATGTACCCTGCCTCATTCTTCTTCAAGATCCCCAGCACAGCCTATGTGGTGCTTACCAGCATCAACATCCTAATTGGCATCAACGGCAGTGTGTCTACATTTGTCTTGGAGCTCTTTGGTGGCAGT AAGTTCGGTGGGGTCAATGAAATCCTGAAGAACGTGTTCCTGATTTTCCCGCACTTCTGCCTGGGCCGAGGCCTGATTGACATGGTTAAAAATCAAGCGATGGCCGACGCCCTAGAGAGATTCG GGGAGAGCCGTTTCCAGTCTCCATTGGCGTGGGACATGGTAGGCAAGAACCTTTTTGCTATGGCCCTGGAGGGTGTGATCTTCTTCTTCATCACCGTGCTCATCCAGTACCGGTTCTTCATTAAAGCCAG GGCATGGAGCCCCAAACTGAATTCTTTAGGTGAGGAGGATGAAGATGTGGCCAGGGAGAGGCAGAGAATCCTGAGTGGAGGGGGCCAGTCTGACATCCTGGAGTTGCGTCAGCTCACAAAG GTATATAAGAGGAAGCAGAAGCCTGCTGTTGACCGTCTGTGTGTGGGCATCCCACGCAGAGAG TGTTTCGGGCTGCTTGGCGTAAACGGTGCAGGGAAGACAAGTACGTTCAAGATGTTGACCGGAGATTCGGTGGTGACTAGCGGAGAGGCCTTCCTGGCCGGAAAGAG CGTGCTGACCGAGATCGATGAGGTGCACCAGAACATGGGCTACTGCCCACAGTTCGACGCCATCAATGAGCTGCTGACAGGCCGGGAGCACCTGGAGTTCTATGCCCTCCTACGAGGGGTCCCTGAAAAAGAAGTGTGTGAG GTGGCTGAGTGGGGCATCCGTAAGCTGGGACTGGTGAAGTACGTAGACAAGAAAGCAGGAAGCTATAGTGGAGGGAACATGCGTAAGCTGTCCACCGCCATAGCTCTGATCGGGGGCCCTCCTGTGGTGTTCCTG GATGAGCCTACCACCGGCATGGACCCCAAAGCCCGTCGGGCTCTCTGGAACTGCATCCTCAGTGTTATCAAAGAGGGCCGTTCTGTCGTGCTAACCTCGCACAG CATGGAGGAGTGTGAGGCCCTTTGCACCAGGATGGCCATCATGGTGAACGGCAGGTTCCGCTGTCTGGGCAGCGTCCAGCACCTGAAGAACCG GTTTGGAGACGGATACACCATCATCCTGCGGGTGGCAGGACCCAAGCCAAATCTGGACTTGGTCATGAAGTTCATCGAGGGGGAGTTTCCGGGCAGCACGCTGAAGGAGAAGCACAGGAACATGCTGCAGTACCAGCTGCCGTCTTCCCTCATCTCCCTGTCCCGCATCTTCAGCATCTTGTCCAAGCACAAGGAGCGGCTCCAAATAGAGGACTACTCCGTGTCCCAAACCACACTAGACCAG GTGTTTGTCAATTTTGCCAAGGACCAAAGTGACGAGGACCACTCTAAGGACATTTCCGTGAGCAGCAAAGATGCTGTGGTGGACATTTCACAGTGCAACTCCTTCCTGCAAAGTGAGAAGGTGAAGGAGAGCTTTGTTTAA